In Streptomyces sp. DG2A-72, one genomic interval encodes:
- a CDS encoding permease, with protein sequence MENQRTVADGLRLAVRTLVYAVLGGAALIAIAAVVSVLGPMVALDLYTPPVAAWWTVFTAVAVQGVPFLLLGTVVSAAIGAFVPEKVFSRLLPKNQALAVPVAGAAGVVLPGCECASVPVAGSLMRRGVAPAAALAFLLSAPAINPVVLVATSIAFPGQPMMVLGRLVASLATAVVMGWLWVRFGKEEWLRLPKGRTTPNATTGLRGFASGLQHDFLHAGGFLVLGAAAAATFNIAVPRSVLDVFTGSAWLSVLLLAVLAVVLCVCSEADAFVAASLTGFSPTARLAFMVVGPMVDLKLMALQAGTFGRGFALRFSSVTWVVAVVSSVLVGWWLL encoded by the coding sequence GTGGAGAACCAACGGACTGTGGCCGACGGCCTGCGGCTCGCCGTTCGAACCCTCGTGTACGCCGTGCTCGGCGGCGCCGCGCTCATCGCCATCGCCGCCGTCGTCTCCGTGCTCGGGCCGATGGTGGCCCTCGACCTCTACACCCCGCCCGTCGCCGCCTGGTGGACCGTCTTCACCGCCGTCGCCGTCCAGGGTGTGCCCTTCCTGCTCCTCGGGACTGTCGTCTCGGCGGCGATCGGTGCCTTCGTACCGGAGAAGGTCTTCAGCCGCCTGCTGCCGAAGAACCAGGCCCTCGCCGTGCCGGTGGCAGGTGCGGCGGGCGTCGTGCTGCCGGGGTGCGAGTGCGCGTCCGTGCCGGTGGCGGGGAGCCTGATGAGGAGAGGGGTTGCCCCCGCTGCCGCGCTCGCCTTCCTGCTCTCCGCGCCCGCGATCAACCCCGTCGTCCTCGTCGCCACCTCCATCGCCTTCCCGGGGCAGCCGATGATGGTCCTCGGGCGGCTCGTCGCCTCGCTCGCGACCGCCGTCGTCATGGGCTGGCTGTGGGTGCGCTTCGGCAAGGAGGAGTGGCTGCGGCTGCCCAAGGGCCGTACGACGCCGAACGCCACGACCGGGCTGCGCGGCTTCGCCTCCGGGCTCCAGCACGACTTCCTGCACGCGGGCGGCTTCCTCGTCCTGGGCGCGGCTGCCGCGGCGACCTTCAACATCGCCGTCCCGCGCTCCGTCCTGGACGTCTTCACCGGGTCCGCCTGGCTGTCGGTGCTGCTGCTGGCCGTCCTCGCGGTCGTGCTGTGCGTGTGCAGCGAGGCCGACGCGTTCGTCGCGGCCTCGCTGACCGGTTTCTCGCCGACCGCGCGGCTGGCGTTCATGGTGGTGGGCCCGATGGTCGACCTGAAGCTGATGGCGTTGCAGGCGGGGACCTTCGGGCGGGGCTTCGCGCTGCGGTTCTCGTCCGTGACCTGGGTGGTGGCCGTGGTGAGCAGCGTGCTGGTGGGGTGGTGGCTGCTGTGA